From Streptomyces sp. NBC_00370, a single genomic window includes:
- a CDS encoding response regulator transcription factor — translation MPRVLLIEDDHAVRQGVELALRRHDHEVIAAATGEEGLDHLRSFRPDVVVLDLMLPGISGLDVCRRIRAHDQIPIIMVTARGDDIDVIVGLEAGADDYVIKPVQARVLEARIRAVLRRFTDQPQQRIETHGDLTIDRSGLVITLRGEPLALAPSELRLLLTLSAAPGQVLSRQQLLEAVWQHSYHGDVRLVDACVKRLRTKIGEPPGQPRYVRTVRSFGYRFHSSS, via the coding sequence ATGCCGCGCGTTTTGCTGATCGAGGATGACCATGCCGTCCGCCAGGGGGTGGAGCTGGCCCTGCGCCGGCACGACCATGAGGTCATCGCGGCGGCCACCGGCGAGGAGGGTCTTGACCACCTCCGCTCGTTCCGGCCCGACGTCGTGGTGCTCGACCTGATGCTGCCCGGTATCTCGGGCCTCGACGTGTGCCGCCGGATCCGGGCGCACGACCAGATCCCGATCATCATGGTCACCGCGCGGGGTGACGACATCGATGTCATCGTCGGTCTTGAGGCGGGCGCCGACGACTACGTGATCAAGCCGGTCCAGGCGCGGGTGCTCGAAGCGCGGATACGTGCCGTGCTCCGCCGGTTCACCGATCAGCCGCAGCAGCGGATCGAGACGCACGGGGACCTGACCATCGACCGCTCGGGCCTGGTGATCACCCTGCGTGGTGAACCGCTCGCCCTCGCACCGTCGGAGCTGCGGCTGCTGCTGACGCTGTCCGCGGCGCCTGGGCAGGTCCTCAGCCGGCAGCAACTGCTCGAAGCGGTCTGGCAGCACAGCTACCACGGAGACGTGCGGCTGGTGGACGCCTGCGTCAAACGGCTGCGGACCAAGATCGGCGAACCGCCGGGGCAGCCCCGCTACGTGCGGACCGTACGCAGCTTCGGCTACCGGTTCCACTCCTCCTCATGA
- a CDS encoding beta-phosphoglucomutase family hydrolase, which yields MTKLGLPNEIEACLFDLDGVITKTAVVHAAAWKEMFDEFLRRRDGDGFRPFDKGADYDEYVDGKPRADGVRAFLASRDIELPEGQPDDGSDQETVHGLGNRKNDLLLAKIRKDGVEAYDGTLRYVKAARASGLKTAVVSSSANCQDILRSIGAEALFEVRIDGVVATERGLPGKPRPDTFLAAAKDLGVTAAASAVFEDALAGMDAGRAGHFGYVVGVDRVGQADALRSHGADIVVKDLAELESQG from the coding sequence ATGACGAAGCTCGGTTTGCCGAACGAGATCGAAGCGTGTCTCTTCGACCTCGACGGTGTGATCACCAAGACGGCCGTCGTGCACGCGGCCGCCTGGAAGGAGATGTTCGACGAGTTCCTGCGCCGGCGCGACGGGGACGGCTTCCGTCCGTTCGACAAGGGCGCGGACTACGACGAATACGTGGACGGCAAACCGCGCGCCGACGGGGTGCGCGCCTTCCTGGCCTCGCGCGACATCGAACTGCCCGAGGGACAGCCCGACGACGGCTCCGACCAGGAGACCGTGCACGGCCTCGGCAACCGCAAGAACGACCTGCTGCTCGCGAAGATCCGCAAGGACGGGGTCGAGGCGTACGACGGCACGCTGCGCTACGTCAAGGCCGCCCGCGCGAGCGGCCTGAAGACCGCGGTCGTCTCCTCCAGCGCGAACTGCCAGGACATCCTGCGCTCCATCGGCGCCGAGGCGCTGTTCGAGGTCAGGATCGACGGCGTCGTCGCCACCGAGCGCGGGCTGCCGGGCAAGCCGCGCCCCGACACGTTCCTGGCGGCGGCGAAGGACCTCGGTGTGACGGCAGCCGCCTCGGCGGTGTTCGAGGACGCCCTCGCGGGCATGGACGCCGGCCGGGCGGGCCACTTCGGGTACGTGGTCGGCGTCGACCGGGTGGGCCAGGCCGACGCCCTGCGCAGCCACGGCGCGGACATCGTCGTCAAGGACCTCGCCGAGCTGGAGTCGCAGGGATGA